ATTGATGATAACGGTGGTGGATATATCGAGAGAAATATCCTGCAGCAGTATTTCGGCAACCCCACTTATCATTAAAGAAAAAGAAGCATTGCAGCGAATTATAGGTCGCAATCCAAAAATCATCGAGCTATACCGCATGATAGAACTGGCAGCAGATTCATTAGCCAACGTCAACATTTCAGGTGAAAGCGGAACAGGTAAAGAACTCGTTGCTGACGCCATCCACATACTTTCATCGAGAAATCACAAGCCTTTTGTTAAAGTCAATTGTTCCGCACTCACAGAGACGTTGCTTGAAAGCGAACTCTTTGGTCATGTGAAAGGCTCATTTACCGGAGCATACAAAGATAAGCCCGGAAAATTTGAAACAGCCGGCGGCGGCACTGTTTTCATTGATGAGATTGGCGAGATCAGCCCTATGATTCAGGTGAAGTTACTTAGGGTAATTCAGGAAAAAACCATCGAACGGGTTGGTGATAACAAGCCCATAAAAGTTGATATGCGCATCATTACAGCCACAAACCGTAATCTGCGCGAACTAGTGCAGAAAGGACTTTTCAGAGAAGATTTATTTTATCGCCTGAACGTTTTCCCCATTCAAACATCGCCTCTGAGAGAACGCAAAAATGATATTCCACTGCTCGTCCAGCATTTCATCAAGCGTTTCAACGAACAGACAGGCAAAAACATTAAAGGCCTTACCGAAGATGCATATCGCATTTTAATGGACTACTGCTGGCCGGGCAATGTACGAGAACTTGAAAACAGCATTGAACATGCATTCGTACTTTGCAATAGCAATCTGATTGATGTTTTCGACCTGCCACAGGATATCCGGTTGGTGCCTCTCAGGCAAGGACTTTGTAAAAACGTCGATTTACCGGGTGCTGAAGGCTATTTCTTACCGAAAAACGTTGACGCAGAAATGGTTTTCAGAAGCATCACCAAGGAGGATTTAAAAAAAGTATTACTTTCAAATAATTACAACCGTAAGGAAACAGCGATAATGTTTGGTATCAGCAGGGTTGCCCTGTGGAAGAAAATGAAAAAATT
Above is a window of Bacteroidota bacterium DNA encoding:
- a CDS encoding sigma 54-interacting transcriptional regulator; translation: MSTFETAILKNAPCGIIRTDERLNILYWNDEMEHLSGLDSRAVSEKKMSAIRFFEPNHETLLNMRECLKGKKTNIARTAFIEHISGTRTLVFINARYIQHKNDTQLMITVVDISREISCSSISATPLIIKEKEALQRIIGRNPKIIELYRMIELAADSLANVNISGESGTGKELVADAIHILSSRNHKPFVKVNCSALTETLLESELFGHVKGSFTGAYKDKPGKFETAGGGTVFIDEIGEISPMIQVKLLRVIQEKTIERVGDNKPIKVDMRIITATNRNLRELVQKGLFREDLFYRLNVFPIQTSPLRERKNDIPLLVQHFIKRFNEQTGKNIKGLTEDAYRILMDYCWPGNVRELENSIEHAFVLCNSNLIDVFDLPQDIRLVPLRQGLCKNVDLPGAEGYFLPKNVDAEMVFRSITKEDLKKVLLSNNYNRKETAIMFGISRVALWKKMKKFGLPD